One window from the genome of Amaranthus tricolor cultivar Red isolate AtriRed21 chromosome 9, ASM2621246v1, whole genome shotgun sequence encodes:
- the LOC130824341 gene encoding pentatricopeptide repeat-containing protein At5g02860, which yields MMAEKLAIPVLLPGPLPSKPLIEDEPRYHSQSLSLTSPSSSVPLKPFVRQQKNTNIIRTYTLNPSLRHLQRRRKSLGKHRDPNRGKPWTHHSLSSLGQQIFQILIDTDFNSSNLDQIMIKLFENQNRQVGSVGLESVNADVLGIIKRLGFLGNCDLAFSVFNWIRCRNDCQILLNGPVVAVMISILGKEGHVSIAASLINELNKDGFDIDVYAYTAMVSVCASNGRYRDAVSFFRKMEEVGCKPTLVTYNVILNVYGKMGMPWTKFVEIMDCMRHDGIAPDLYTYNTLISCCRQGSLYEEATKVFEEIKLVGFVPDKVTYNVLLDVYGKAQRFKEAMEVFREMEICGFAPSDVTYNSLISAYARGGLLEEAMKLKAQMVKKGIKPDVFTYTTLFSGFEKAGKDECAMKVYEEMRNSGCKPNICTYNALIKMFGNRKRFSEMMLTFEEMKHCNCSPDIVTWNSLLSVFGQNGMGAEVSGLFSEMKRAGFVPERDTFNTLISAHSRCGLFSQSMAVYKMMLEAGVVPDISTYNSVLAALARGGLWEESEKVLTQMNDGQCKPNELSYSCLFHAYAIGKQIERMCALTEKVYSGEIAIHPVLLKTLVFVNSKIDLLVETERAFWELRKRGYSLDITTLNAMLSIYGRRQMFKKANEIMDFMKESKFTPSLTTYNCLMYMYSRSGSFLRAEEVLRKIVGEGLQPDIISYNTVLYAYCRNGRLMDASRIYSEMWDSGIVPDVITYNIFIAYYAANDMFLEAIDMVRCMISHNCRPNQITYNSIVDFYCKFNRLNEATMFASNLCKLDPHLPRDEKSRLLERIENMYLGVILSKSRIQKTN from the exons ATGATGGCAGAGAAGCTTGCAATTCCAGTTCTTTTACCTGGTCCTTTACCTTCTAAGCCTCTTATTGAAGATGAACCCAGATACCACTCTCAATCTCTATCCttaacatcaccatcatcatctgTTCCATTAAAGCCTTTTGTTCGCCAACAGAAAAATACCAACATTATCAGAACCTACACCTTAAACCCTTCTCTTCGTCATCTTCAACGACGTCGTAAGTCACTGGGCAAGCATCGAGACCCGAATCGAGGTAAGCCTTGGACTCACCATAGTCTTTCCTCTTTAGGTCAGcaaattttccaaattttaaTTGATACAGATTTTAATTCTTCTAATTTAGACCAAATTATGATTAAACTGTTTGAGAATCAAAATCGGCAAGTGGGTAGTGTTGGTTTAGAATCTGTGAATGCTGACGTTTTGGGAATAATTAAGAGATTAGGGTTTTTGGGAAATTGTGATTTGGCTTTCAGTGTCTTTAATTGGATTCGTTGTCGAAATGATtgccaaattttgttaaatGGTCCTGTTGTTGCTGTTATGATTAGTATTCTTGGCAAGGAAGGTCATGTATCAATTGCAGCTTCCTTGATTAATGAGCTAAACAAGGATGGTTTTGATATTGATGTTTATGCTTATACTGCTATGGTTAGTGTCTGTGCGAGTAATGGACGGTATCGAGATGCTGTGTCGTTTTTCAGGAAGATGGAGGAAGTTGGGTGTAAACCCACTTTGGTTACTTATAATGTGATTTTGAATGTTTATGGAAAGATGGGTATGCCTTGGACTAAATTTGTTGAAATCATGGACTGTATGAGACATGATGGAATCGCTCCGGATTTGTACACTTACAATACTCTCATTAGTTGTTGTCGTCAAGGGTCTTTGTATGAGGAAGCAACCAAGGTTTTTGAGGAAATAAAGTTAGTTGGCTTTGTGCCTGATAAGGTCACTTACAATGTCTTGTTGGATGTTTACGGGAAGGCTCAACGTTTTAAAGAAGCCATGGAGGTTTTTCGAGAGATGGAGATTTGTGGGTTTGCACCTAGTGATGTGACTTATAATTCCTTGATTTCAGCTTATGCAAGGGGCGGTCTATTAGAGGAAGCTATGAAGCTTAAAGCTCAGATGGTTAAGAAAGGGATTAAGCCCGATGTATTTACTTACACTACCCTCTTTTCTGGTTTTGAGAAGGCTGGAAAGGATGAATGTGCAATGAAGGTTTATGAGGAGATGAGAAACTCGGGTTGCAAACCGAACATTTGCACCTATAACGCCCTCATCAAAATGTTTGGTAATCGGAAGAGGTTTTCGGAAATGATGCTAACATTTGAAGAAATGAAGCATTGCAATTGTTCCCCCGATATCGTTACTTGGAATTCTCTTTTGTCTGTGTTTGGACAGAATGGAATGGGTGCTGAAGTCTCGGGTTTGTTCAGTGAAATGAAAAGGGCAGGGTTTGTACCCGAGAGAGATACATTCAACACATTGATAAGCGCTCACAGTCGATGTGGTTTGTTCAGCCAATCAATGGCTGTTTATAAAATGATGCTGGAAGCTGGTGTCGTACCTGATATTTCAACGTACAATTCTGTTCTGGCAGCATTAGCTCGAGGTGGGCTTTGGGAAGAGTCTGAAAAGGTACTTACTCAAATGAATGATGGTCAGTGTAAACCAAATGAACTGAGCTACTCTTGTTTGTTTCATGCTTATGCTATCGGAAAGCAAATTGAACGTATGTGTGCTCTGACAGAGAAGGTGTATTCTGGTGAAATCGCAATTCACCCTGTGCTACTGAAGACATTAGTTTTTGTAAATAGCAAAATTGACCTTTTAGTTGAAACCGAACGAGCTTTTTGGGAGTTGAGGAAAAGAGGCTACTCTTTGGATATAACTACTTTGAATGCCATGTTATCTATATATGGTCGACGACAGATGTTTAAAAAAGCTAATGAAATCATGGATTTCATGAAGGAGAGTAAATTTACTCCTAGCTTGACAACATACAACTGTCTGATGTATATGTATAGCCGGTCTGGGTCTTTTCTGAGAGCAGAAGAGGTTCTTAGAAAAATCGTTGGTGAAGGACTGCAGCCCGATATAATTTCGTATAATACCGTTCTCTATGCTTATTGCAGAAACGGTCGATTGATGGACGCCTCTAGAATTTATTCAGAAATGTGGGACTCGGGTATAGTTCCTGATGTAATTACATACAATATTTTCATTGCATATTATGCTGCTAATGATATGTTTCTGGAAGCCATTGACATGGTTCGCTGTATGATCAGCCATAATTGTAGACCTAACCAAATTACGTACAATTCTATTGTTGATTTTTACTGTAAGTTCAATCGTCTGAATGAGGCTACTATGTTCGCAAGTAACCTTTGCAAACTAGATCCTCATCTCCCAAGGGATGAAAAATCAAGGTTGTTGGAGCGAATAGAGAACATGTATCTTGG ggtcattttgagcaAATCGCGAATCCAAAAAACGAATTAA
- the LOC130823418 gene encoding (S)-8-oxocitronellyl enol synthase ISY1-like, translating into MESGDIPSKYQNVALIVGVTGMSGNSLADILQLPTTPGGRWKVYGVGRRRQPEWQFHHNHVQYIQCDMADEDDSQAKLSHLNDVTHIFYVGWVTKSCEAETYVENGKMLRNVLNAVIPNAPNLQHICLQTGQKYAVPSSDALGEIQEEPRFIEDLPREDIEDSYYAMEDIFLEEVGEKRNVTWSIHRPAVMFGFSPYSTRNIVGSLCVYATICKHEGQPLRFPGIQAVWDGYSEVVDADLVAEQQIWAAIDRQGKRQAFNCSNGDMFKWKDLWKVLSEEFDLEYVEFEEGSNSLEGMMSEKGHVWDQIVQENEILPTKLEEVGTWWYVDSILRNEVVSDGQISRNMAKSKEYGFGGFRDTVESFRFWIEHTRKYKIIPEAKAS; encoded by the coding sequence ATGGAGAGCGGAGATATTCCATCGAAGTATCAAAATGTAGCCCTCATAGTCGGTGTGACGGGCATGTCAGGCAACAGTCTTGCAGACATCCTTCAACTTCCTACGACCCCTGGTGGCCGTTGGAAAGTTTATGGTGTTGGACGAAGGCGTCAGCCTGAATGGCAGTTTCACCATAACCACGTTCAATACATCCAATGCGATATGGCTGACGAAGACGATAGCCAAGCTAAACTTTCACACCTGAATGATGTTACTCATATATTCTATGTTGGGTGGGTAACGAAATCTTGTGAAGCCGAAACTTATGTTGAGAATGGTAAAATGTTGCGTAATGTTCTTAATGCCGTCATACCTAATGCACCGAACTTGCAGCATATTTGTCTTCAAACGGGTCAGAAATATGCCGTCCCTTCTTCGGACGCGTTAGGTGAGATTCAAGAAGAACCTCGATTTATCGAGGACCTCCCCAGGGAAGACATCGAAGATTCTTATTATGCCATGGAGGATATATTTTTGGAGGAGGTTGGGGAAAAGCGGAACGTGACATGGTCTATCCACCGACCTGCTGTAATGTTCGGATTTTCTCCTTATAGTACTCGAAACATTGTTGGGTCACTCTGTGTTTATGCCACTATTTGCAAGCATGAAGGACAGCCGTTAAGATTTCCGGGCATCCAAGCTGTCTGGGACGGGTATTCAGAGGTTGTGGATGCTGACCTGGTGGCTGAGCAGCAAATATGGGCAGCAATTGATCGCCAAGGCAAGCGACAAGCGTTCAATTGTAGCAATGGAGACATGTTCAAATGGAAAGATCTGTGGAAGGTTTTGTCCGAGGAATTCGATCTAGAATATGTGGAATTCGAAGAAGGTTCGAACAGCCTTGAAGGAATGATGAGCGAAAAAGGTCATGTGTGGGATCAGATTGTACAGGAGAATGAAATACTACCGACTAAACTAGAGGAAGTCGGGACTTGGTGGTACGTAGATTCCATTCTCAGGAACGAGGTTGTATCAGACGGTCAAATTAGTCGGAACATGGCTAAAAGTAAGGAGTATGGTTTCGGAGGTTTCAGAGACACTGTGGAGTCTTTCCGGTTTTGGATCGAACACACCCGAAAGTACAAGATCATTCCCGAAGCAAAAGCTAGCTGA
- the LOC130824342 gene encoding probable E3 ubiquitin-protein ligase RHY1A produces MTSAAVLFYGRRSRTSRSFDDLGFGSLAPPISTSSSSSSSTSLDSNICYNHRHGHHHNRRQGDLHRRHRQINFDDPDNSRHLSNALHPTARLSLPGSELRYNDELPPHDINNRETVRGPGRRYRNDNRLPGSVLLAKERLVQRLRGVSVSRNRENRETSASVPRNPLLVVDAHWVLTELPVGTHHHSAFREQQSKPLGLGHEALSQLHHEVFMKQQITTTLSTPEASNECSICLECFVEGNKLVNLPCGHRFHSSCLYPWLQTCGECPYCRSCIMLK; encoded by the exons ATGACTAGCGCTGCTGTATTATTCTACGGTAGAAGGTCTCGAACTTCTAGAAGCTTCGATGACCTAGGGTTTGGCTCTCTTGCTCCTCCTATctctacatcatcatcatcatcatcatcaacatcgtTGGATTCCAACATCTGCTATAATCACCGTCACGGTCATCATCATAATCGTCGCCAAGGAGATCTACATCGTCGTCACCGTCAAATCAATTTCGATGATCCTGACAATTCTCGTCATCTATCAAATGCACTGCATCCGACTGCTCGCCTTTCTTTGCCG GGCAGTGAACTACGATATAACGATGAGTTACCACCGCACGATATCAACAACAGAGAAACTGTGCGTGGCCCAGGCAGAAGATATAGAAACGACAACCGCCTTCCTGGGTCTGTATTACTTGCTAAAGAAAGGCTTGTTCAAAGATTAAGAGGTGTATCTGTTTCTAGAAATAG AGAGAACAGAGAAACATCAGCAAGTGTCCCCAGAAATCCCTTGTTAGTAGTTGATGCACATTGGGTTTTAACTGAATTACCCGTAGGAACACATCATCATTCTGCATTCAGAGAACAACAAAGTAAACCGTTGGGACTCGGCCATGAAGCCCTCTCTCAGCTGCACCATGAGGTTTTCATGAAGCAGCAAATCACGACCACTTTGTCTACACCTGAAGCATCGAATGAATGTAGTATTTGTCTGGAGTGCTTTGTGGAAGGTAACAAGCTTGTTAATTTACCTTGTGGTCATAGATTCCATAGTTCATGCTTGTATCCTTGGCTACAAACTTGTGGTGAATGCCCGTACTGTCGTTCATGTATTATGCTTAAGTAA
- the LOC130824343 gene encoding uncharacterized protein LOC130824343 translates to MDLGCLDLGCISLSDEKRSEIPVAESSIGDSSNSLSTTTKPSKNKLPRDSPPSGGNALNRVTSQIKKPLHRKTSPLNWFPRKKVDSYLKRKIKVLQEAGGMNNSLDETLGHANPHYCRVEREKRAAREAAYKVMEARKAAMVEASWCRILQAARISNKEADAQLLEAEKEVSEAFEAAKSKGVIMYDTPEDFEMEISCTSVKGSTTHAIRASFETAFEVDKQVAAAVKAAFIKLAHYEPFNKDEFKDLLRKINENPDSLELSESDTGLKFESGSCNDGPNSNRKNRKKQSPQKFKGTFLVNMMLERLKCLKEQELASLATIVATCGLNAALADNENHRMHNKFRASSGMDYTNGSVRKDRVGPDLPSLDKFLVKKLTKLEKEVQEAKNARKAESINSQLFKGSDKVESAPDLGSVLINKHSSRLEKEIQEAKRNQQLADNGGAAIGRTLKHGKSRLPKQDDLEVPSLDKVLLKHVSRLQKEVEEAKNARKAESERGGDGKSINSNNNVPDLGSVLIKHSSKLEKEIQESKRNQNLAENDGSEAGRTLKHGKSRLLKQDDTEIPSLDKVLVKHVSRLEKEVQEAKNKRDNEFHIISGGGNSCIQSSAQEQLQKENINMNTNPLQREQKQNVEKESLDSVLVKHVSRLEKEKMAFVSEESVGVRKRDIVLQTDTSLGGLDQILVKPKSRVEREKTIASEQPEVRNTYSKSRREARERELLETWGGMGLGNSMRPHVSRLERDKAAWIKAEEEEKQAELHT, encoded by the exons ATGGATTTAGGGTGTTTGGATTTGGGATGCATTTCTTTGTCTGATGAAAAGAGATCGGAAATTCCAGTTGCAGAGTCTTCCATTGGTGATTCCAGTAATTCTCTTTCAACCACTACCAAGCCTAGCAAG AACAAATTGCCCCGTGATAGCCCTCCCTCCGGTGGAAATGCACTCAATCGAGTCACATCGCAAATTAAAAAGCCATTACATCGTAAAACCTCTCCTCTTAATTGGTTTCCTCGTAAAAAAGTCGACTCATACTTGAAGAGAAAAATTAAAGTACTACAG GAAGCTGGGGGCATGAATAATTCTCTTGACGAGACATTGGGTCACGCTAATCCTCACTATTGTAGAGTAGAACGAGAGAAACGTGCTGCCAGAGAGGCAGCATACAAAGTAATGGAAGCAAGGAAAGCTGCTATGGTTGAAGCATCATGGTGCCGTATACTTCAAGCAGCCCG GATCTCTAACAAAGAAGCAGATGCTCAGCTTCTAGAAGCAGAAAAAGAAGTTTCTGAAGCGTTTGAAGCTGCAAAATCTAAAGGAGTAATCATGTATGACACACCCGAAGACTTTGAGATGGAAATATCCTGCACTAGCGTGAAAGGATCTACGACCCACGCAATTAGAGCTTCTTTTGAAACAGCTTTTGAAGTTGATAAACAAGTAGCAGCAGCTGTTAAAGCAGCATTCATCAAACTAGCACATTATGAACCTTTTAATAAGGACGAATTTAAGGACTTGTTGCGGAAAATCAACGAAAATCCTGATTCTTTGGAACTTTCAGAGTCAGATACTGGGTTAAAGTTTGAATCAGGATCCTGTAATGATGGCCCTAATTCGAATCGGAAAAACAGGAAGAAACAAAGTCCTCAGAAATTTAAGGGGACTTTTCTTGTCAATATGATGCTTGAAAGGCTTAAATGCTTGAAAGAACAAGAGTTGGCTTCTCTGGCTACCATTGTTGCAACATGTGGGCTGAATGCTGCCTTGGCTGATAATGAAAATCATAGAATGCACAATAAGTTTCGTGCTTCTTCTGGCATGGACTACACTAATGGATCCGTAAGGAAAGATCGTGTCGGGCCCGACTTACCTAGCTTAGATAAGTTCCTGGTTAAGAAATTGACTAAGCTTGAAAAGGAAGTTCAAGAAGCTAAGAATGCTAGGAAAGCAGAGTCTATAAACTCTCAACTCTTCAAAGGTAGTGACAAAGTCGAAAGTGCACCGGACTTGGGTAGTGTACTCATTAATAAGCATTCATCAAGACTCGAGAAAGAGATCCAAGAAGCAAAGAGAAATCAGCAGTTGGCTGACAATGGTGGTGCTGCAATCGGAAGGACTCTGAAACATGGAAAAAGCCGGTTACCTAAACAAGACGATTTAGAAGTTCCAAGCTTGGACAAAGTTTTGTTGAAGCATGTATCCCGGCTTCAAAAGGAAGTCGAAGAAGCTAAGAATGCTAGGAAAGCAGAATCCGAAAGAGGTGGTGATGGGAAGTCTATAAACTCTAATAACAATGTACCAGACCTTGGAAGTGTACTCATTAAGCATTCATCGAAACTCGAGAAAGAGATCCAAGAATCAAAGAGAAATCAAAATCTGGCTGAAAATGATGGTTCTGAAGCCGGAAGGACCCTGAAGCATGGGAAAAGCCGGCTACTTAAACAAGACGATACAGAAATTCCAAGCTTGGACAAAGTTTTGGTGAAGCACGTATCCCGACTTGAAAAGGAGGTTCAAGAAGCAAAGAATAAGAGAGACAATGAATTCCATATCATTTCGGGAGGTGGGAATTCTTGTATACAGTCGTCCGCTCAGGAGCAATTGCAAAAAGAGAATATCAACATGAACACTAACCCTCTTCAAAGGGAGCAAAAACAAAATGTTGAGAAAGAAAGTTTGGATAGTGTTTTAGTTAAGCATGTGTCGAGATTAGAGAAGGAAAAAATGGCGTTTGTCTCCGAAGAATCTGTTGGTGTAAGGAAAAGGGACATAGTACTACAAACCGACACAAGTTTGGGCGGCTTGGATCAAATTCTTGTCAAACCCAAGTCAAGAGTAGAGAGAGAAAAGACTATTGCATCTGAACAACCTGAAGTAAGGAACACTTATTCCAAGTCTCGGCGTGAAGCAAGGGAGCGAGAGTTGCTAGAAACATGGGGAGGCATGGGCTTAGGCAATTCCATGCGACCTCACGTCTCTAGACTAGAACGAGATAAG GCTGCTTGGATCAAAGCTGAAGAAGAGGAAAAACAAGCAGAGCTGCACACTTAG